The sequence TTCACATTCACATCCAGACCCGTCTGCAGCTTGTGCAGCACCGCCATGGCATCACTCATGTTCTGGGGAACAAGGAGAACAAGGTCTTGAATTCAGGGCATGATGATGTTTGCTTCCATATTTACACATATTATGGAAACGTTCTACAGTATGAAACACAATTTCTACACACATGAAAATTGTCCGAgttagataatccatcacagtaaacatgaagccttaatttggttttgccaaagtttctgttttatgatTATTTCACTGTGCTTGAGTTGAGCGTGTTCATATCAGTGCGCACATTATGTTAaactctgcttactgtcaatcacctgacacccacagaaAGAAATGCAAGTTTCCGCCAGTAAATactccctcaaaaacatgtcgcctaACACGctttgtcacatccatgtctttttactTGGGCCGTCgtaggtttgacaccgtaatgtttgtattttgaaatgatgaaaaacgagtaaatgtaaatgactggggcaaaatgtaaactagacgtagacagTAGACAGGCTGTACCTCTAAATGACACCCGCCTTCTCCTTTAACTGCAAGGAAATGAATCTAAGTTCACTATTTAGCTACATCACTTGACACACAACTTCTGTGTAAACTTTAAGTCTCATCAACATCACTAGATGAGTGATACTTTCCTTTGATATAATCTAGCAAGCCCTAAATGCTGCCTCTTGCATTTCAATGGAATTTCAGTTGCAGGATGAAATATATTACTATGTTTCTGGTTGTAACTGTGTAACTTGAGGCAGGGAAATGGGTGAGCAATGCTTATGGTTGATATACTATTTCAGGGCTTAAACATTGAGCCTGAGAATTAGCTATTTATTCCACATTGTAACAGAGGACTATAGGGCAGAGTCCATCCTGTAGCTGAAATCCCACTGAGATGTACAGTGAATAATAATTATACAagaagctgcttttttttttttgtttggcttaGTAGACCTTCTCAAAGGAAGATATCTGGTGAAGTGATGGGTCATAAACTTCATGCAGTTATTTTAGTGAGTTACCAAATATCAACTTTAAATGACTTTAATTTATTCTGTTAACTTGTCCTAATACTTATGTCATATATATTCTCTAATATGTTGTACCATGTAAGGAAATATTCTAGTTCAGGGTTTTCCCAGGTTTAAAAGGGATCTTATGACGTTGCCCTGTCATGAGGACTGGATGACATCATGTGGTTAATTTGCATGGCTGGCATCAGTCATACCAATTTCAGGGTCTATACAGGTTTCATCAAAACAAATCTAATGCTATGTGCACAAcacaggccttcatgctcatatctgatttttttggacgattgttcatatctattctaagATGTTTTTCTATATTATGAAATTTCATAATATATTCATTGATAATatggtatttatttttatgtattttgtaaaCACTGTATTATGAAATTTAACAATGTATTATTCAGTATGCTGTATTTGAATATGACGATTTATACACTATGAATGGTGGTGTTTTTTTGACCAGGTGACCTATCATGTGACCTGTCTAAAAGGCTTTTAATGGAGGCGGTGTTCATTGTCTTTCATGTCCGATGAAGAGCATAATGGCTCGAAGCGTCACACAGCCAGTAACTGGCAAATAACTTTGCAGATGGGAGTAGAGCAGTGTGCGGACtctatttttaattttacagtGGAGATGTGTTCCACGAGCAGTGAGCTCCTCCAGCTCTGACGCTTAGCGAGGAGTGGTGAGGTGAAAAGCCTTTAGCTGGCCCGTCTGAGTGTGTGGATTAGAACGCTTATGAGCAGTGATGGCAGGATTAGCAGGACCCATGTAATGGACCACATCTCTTTACTTCAGGGCAGAAGGCTTCAGTCGAATAACAGCAGATGAGCGCTTTGAGATCTGCTGATTAGCACGCCATCACTCagatctgtctgtgtttgtgttggagtCACTGCCACAGTGTAACATTAGCACAGAACAGACTCTGCTCTGGACTGTATTTGCACTTTCATTCTTCAGAGTAAACATGTCCAAGCTAggctgctctgcctctctcactctctgttaaCTTTTCCCATAATTGagttaaaataaaatcataagtAGAACAAATGAACTGTGCTCCGATGTAGTTGGTACAGCATGGTGTTACAGTGCCAGAATGAGGGATTTGATTCTCACATGGGCCACCCATATAAGAAAATGTACGAACCCATGGTAGCATAAGGCACTTGGGGCGAAATCActcaaatcaatcaatctaaTTCATTCATAACTCACCCAggtaaaaaacattaaaagaatcGGCTTTCATTTCTTAACATTGTTAATGACAAGATGCACCCAGCAGTGCCTGCTGACACGTGGGAGTTCCCACATTAAAACATAATGTGGCCTATAAATCGAACTATCATCGAGCCTCAAACTGTTGGAAATAATAACTAAATAGGCCATGTTCTCTAGCATTGGGGAATTAACCGCTTACACAATCTAGCATTCTGATTTTAAATCTAAAAACTACCAGTGTTCTGCCAAGCAAGGCACTTGAGCAATACACTCTTTCACCACCGCTGTGCTAGACACAAGTTACAATATaaatgctcttttttttgttgatatctTGATCACATTATTTTTATGTCTGTTGTTCAAAGAAAATCACGCTAGGGGGATGAGATTGTACAGGCTGACATGAGGCTCTGTCAACAATAAACACTGTAATCTGCATCCTCTCagatgtttgctgtgtgtgtgtgtgtgtgttttgtgtctgtccaCCAATATATCTTCAAAATTATTAACAGAACCATGAACCAAAAAAACCTCCAAATCAATCAGTGAGACTGGGGGACAAAAGTAAACCATTACATTAAGTCATTTTCCCTGtagttaatgatcagtttaCAAGGCTATAAGTCCCACAGTGAGCGTGAGGTCCTACTATCATGAAACCAGGTATATATAAACAGCTGTCACTGTTCTACAAATTTGTCAGATGGACCGTCAAGGTAGTTTGAAAGATTTTTTGAATTACAATCTGTAACTCCACATGTTTACTTCCATGTGAAAAGATAAACCTGAGGATTTGGTCCTTTTCAAGGCTCTACATAACTTGGAGGTTGTGCTCCTGTTTTCATGTGATGGTGACAGCATCAAATAAAAAGGTCCACCATAATGCCAACTAGTTTTACTCTAGGTTTtatgagggaaagagaggagccTCTGAATGGATCTAGACAGTCCTTCCTCCTGTTACATTATCTCAGATCAATACTCCATTCTCACATGCCTGCAAGCGAGCTGCATAAAGCAGTGATCTGTCTGTTTTAATCAACAGGTTACACTTGGGAAAGCACAAACAAATGACCTGATGGAGAAACACACAAGCCAACTGTCGGAAAtacatgtctgtttttgttCCACTAGCACTCTGGATGTCCTTTATATTAGACTGGAAGGGCAACATTTCCAcaaacatttcggcattcatcatttttttcttacctgaattagttctttggtacgatcaaaatctaTGTATGTTTGGAAACGTGAGAGGGCAGATAGGCTGAAGAGGTTTCTAATTTGAAAGGTTTATTTTTTATGCAAAGTCACTAAGtcacacaacaaaatgtgtgtCAATACATTTGTAAGCCTAATTAGGCTactgataataaccatattaactgaacaaattcataggcatAATAGGCCATTCTATTAAACTGGAAACATGTTTagctgatttatttttaatttcatccaAAGTGCGAGTCTCTGATGTCACAGCACTGACAGTATCAGTATTTTCTTGGTTGTGGTCACTCCGATGCtgacacttttaaaaattatatttcttttttcactcATTCCCGACAACAACATttctatttcagagtttttCTTCTCGAGTCTCTTTGCCATGGATGCTCCACCTTCCCATTAGTGCTTCCTACATTAGTGCTTCCTAAATGTGTGCTTCCTTAAGTCAGCACACATTTCATGGGGTTGTCAGGGGCATCTACCTATATGCTAATCAACATCAACAGACATGCGCATCCAATTCGTGAGCAattggcattcatcatcagtgaCGCCTGAGCGCACGCACTAAAGGGGTTGTGCATGCATTTTCTAGGCACTTTTCtcaagaacaaaagtaagaataaTTTAAGAAAACTTTTGTGAATGATGCCCATTGTTGGCTTCAGTCCATATTTTCACAGCAAATTAAATAGAAGAGGCATCTTAAGCGTAATAGTGTATTTCTTCCAATGCTTGAACACTGCCATCATGGATGAATGGTCCTGCAAAGCGTAAGAGCGCTTTAGAGCTGTGTCCATTGAGACTTTAACGCAGAACAAAACTACGCTCTCACTTCCACAGCTCCTCTGAGTAAATATTTAACAATAGCCAAAGAACATCCAAGCAATCGCTATTTTAATCCTCATATCCTCCTGTGACAGATGATGTTTTGAAGCTGAATTTATAAATAGAACTAGGCCTATCTATTATGAACTCATACAGCTCTCTTCAAAATCAGGGCAGCTTCAGATCAAATTTGTCACTATCCAAAACAAAGGCAAAAAGCAATGAAAGTACACCTCTCACGATGTGAAGAAGAGGAGCCTTTTTGTTTGACACGCACGTTAGCATACTAGAGACTCGCTCTCTCCTAGCATCCCAGATCCCTGCCCACTGTAGTCTCCTTCAAACTCCACATGCCAACCACAGCACCTAGAGCcaccagcacagacacacacagggacgtacagacacatacagacatcaGGACACCCATAGGAGAAAGAGCTCCGTGCTCTGGGCCAGCGTCCAGGATCAGACCACCATAATTACTATGCAACACAAACGCTAACCACTCCCTCAGTTTAACTCCGCGAGCCGAGGACGCCGCCGTTTCATTTAAGAGGATGTATTTCAGCTCGACTTAAATTTAGAAAGACCATGCCAGAGAGCAAGCTACGAGGAGGCCGCACattattttttctcctctctaaaTGAGGGACAAGTGTGGATTGAAACCATTCACAGATGTGCTGCTGGTTCCCTGCCACACAAGagtgtagaggaggaggagaggcagggccCCTCCCACACTGTAGGCAGACAGCAGAGATGGGAAGAAGCaggggagctggagctggagctgggctTGGAGCTCCTTCTCTGAGTGCCTCTCTAtgtgagccacacacacacacacacacacacacacacacacatacacatacacagcctcAGTGCTAGCCTGGAGCGGAACCCAGCCATGCATCTCTAAGCGTTCACAGCCATGTGAAACAACATGATCTGACACTGCTGACCCCTGTTGTTCCCTGGGCCTTGCAAGACACGTCTTATGTAACCTATATAggagtggggggaaaaaaacgctAAGCTGCAGTTTTATATGGCTTGCAATCAACCCAGTGCTGATTTCCATATTACCGAACATGCGCTGACCTCTGCAACCTCAATGCAAATGTTGTGCAAACCCACTGGCGTGTATGGACACAGCTATACTGCATATGAGCAGCACCTCACTTTGTATACTGCTGCACAGAGTCAGTAATGGCGGTGAGAACAGCAGTCACAAAATGGAAAAGCGGAGATATTTTGCGTgtgcaaggggaaaaaaagggggacCTCGAGTTTAACTCTGCTGCTTCCACTCAATTAacgatcagagagagagagagagagagagagcgatagagagcgagagagagagaagccctATGCTCCTTGAACTCCATGAACATGAACACTCAGCAGtctgcttacacacacatttaataaCAATGGTCTGCAGTGATTAGGCGGGCCTTACCTGCTCATAGTTTAGCCGCTGGGCCTCAGAAATCTCTTTAGGCTTGGTGTCAAGGATGTAGTcgcctgcagagggagagagagagagagagagagagagagagagagagagagagagagatatgtcGCACGAGATACAAAATAAGGAAGCTAATTAAAGGAAGGCAGAGACATGGGCAGGGAAGATGATGGATGGAAACAATCCCCACCTTGATCAGCAGGGATATGCAGTGATTAACAAAATGGCTTCACAACTCAAGCGTTTGTACAGAACATGACACTACCGACGGCAGATGCTGTGAGACGTTTCTAATCCCCGGTCCCGCCGGACAGCTGTTTTTGCAGGAAGGGCGGGTCCCAACATGTGGGATCAGCCGAGTCCCTGTCCAGCGGGGTGTCACCTGAGAGTTGTGTCGACTCAGCGAAGACAGAACCGAGGGGCAGAGACCGTAAGCCGGCACCTGCCTGGCTCCTGGTCGCCCTCAGCCTGATCGGCACTACAGACGAAGGGTCACTGTGCTTACCGTCATATCATGTATACGGCAAACCAAAATCTAGGCTTTACAATAGATCAAGGGTAGGCAGTGATTTTTCAAGGCAGGCCACATACAGAATTGACCATGACACCTCAGGCTATTTTGAACACCATATTACTGATATGATTGTTTTGTTCCTTATACTGCAGGAACCATTTAAAGTAATTCACATAGTAAATAGAAATGTCATGAAAGTCCTCTACAAATATATTCTTCTTCTATTGTTGTTAATGTTCTATTGTAGTCTACTCCTGTATTtatgaaaggagaaaggagtCTTAATGTATTATGAACTGgtgaatgtgaatgtatgtATAAATCTCTCACGCAACTATCAGCAGAGCTTTCATTGAGAATTACGTAAAGGGACGCCATCGACCTGTTGTCAACATCAGACACATGAAGTTAAACAgctgcagagggagaaagatacaGACTGCCATGCTGCATCTTAGCTTGACTTGCAAACTGATTTCATTAAAGCAAATAGAATGAATGCAGTATATCCACAAAAAAAATTGCCTATTTTGgacgtttttttcccccctaagTAGCACTTTACAAATAACATTGAGACTGAAGCAATATGATTATAATTGGCTGGCCCAGACAGGCAGGGCAATTTCTTTATCCGCCACGCTGTGAAAAATAACTGCCGACCTCTGGACTAGCCTGTCAATGCACAAAATAAAGCTAATGTTACCATGAGCAAGTAAACAAACGTGATTTTGCTCATTAAACGGTTGTTgtgtacaaaaaaacaaactcctcTGATTTGATCTCCACCCTCCATGCAGACTTCGGTGCAAGTGAAGAATGCTCCCAGCAGGGGGCCGACCAGCCGAATGGCTTTTCGCGGTCCACACCAGGGAAAACCCCTTCGCTCTGTCCTCCAGTGAACTGTGGTCCTCCTCCCTGACTgggtctcgctctctctctctctctctgctgctggatCGCCGGCATTGCTCCATGGTGAACTGCTGAAGAACCGCCACCATCCTCTTTCATACCGCATCTATCTCgccctctacgcttcatcacccCTGGCGTTTGTATTAATGCGTTGTGAAGAGCAGGGTCGAGTTCAGGAGTTATCTAGCAGCTCCTGACCATTACACAAGATGAATCGCTTGAGCAGGAATCGAAAGAAAGCACGAGACGTCGCTTTGACTCTGAGAAATTCGTCCTCAGAAATGCAACACAGATGCCACGtttggagaaaaaagaaaaatgcgcGGAGAGTAAATACCGCCAAAGTCCTTCAAGAGCCGGGGtggtcaacacacacagacaagttcaacaatcacataaaaaggaaaaatcgaCCCGAAAAACAAGAGTTCACATGTTATCTTGTGATCTGGAAGAGTTTAGTCTCCTCATGCCAAAGGACACTGACAGCTCAGATACTGCAGCCAAACAGAAAACTGCTGAGAGGAGACAGTAGTGGGGACTGGCTCTATCTCGGTGAGAGTGCCTGCCGTAATCAGACACTCCACTTTGATATCGTAGAGACGTTCGAGTTATGAGGGGCGGCAGGAGGCGCAGCATGCCGcgcagggagaggaggtggcTCCTGTTTCCTTGACAAAAGCAGAGGACTGGCGCACCGGGGATTCCCCTTCCTCTGTTGACTCTGGAATATATATCTGACCTTAAGCAAGTTTGAGGGGACATGAAACACAAGTCATGTTTACAAGTGAGGACTCATGGGCAGCGCTCAATCTACTAAACCTGTTATTTTCTGCAAGGTGGAAAACAGATCAGGAGGGGAGGTGTGAAGCGAGGTTAAAAAAAGCCAAGCAGAAAAAGGGCCAGATCCAGCGAGGCAACACggtttgttattgttattataatgattttttccccccttcatcAATGATGGTTGTTGGAGACACGCTCTCCTGTAACAGGTTTCACAGCTACAAACACTCACCGAGATATTCCATTAGTTGTTCAGCGGTTATAATTTCCATCATAGGTGGCATCTTAACCTGCAACAGAAACACATGAGCACCCATTCATCAAACAAAGTGCTACAAtaaatgttaaccaaaaatagGGCCAAACAGACGTCTCCAATTACCGTTGGACCCAATGTCCTGCAGTATACAGGAAGGAGCAGTTTAACAGACAGAAATTCACTTTCACAGAAGGTGCTTAGGGATGCAGAGGCACCAAGTTTTAGTTTCAGATGTGCATCCATACCACCCATCTCTTATCTACCATTAGTAATTCTAAATGTTTTATCAATGATGCAAGTCATACAACAACAGGCTCACATCCAAGATTCAATTAGGGAGTGCAGACTCTTACAAGAGAGGGACTGGGCTATATCCACAAGCTTTATTTTCTAAGATTATACTCATAATCTGACAGGTAACCTCTAACCtaactgaaaaaacacacactttggaGAGATAGAGCACTTTGATAAAAACAAATTCGTTTTTATTTCATGATCTCACTGCCCTGATAGAGTTCAGGGAGCACTTATCACTTATCTAACTTATCCAAGATGCCTATTTGTGGTAAGTCAGTCCCTCTATCAGATTCCTATTGATTGACACTCATCTCAGAGCCTTTACCTTCCATGCGAGCAGAAGGACATTCATAATTGCCAGTAATGGACACGGGCCGTTCTCGTTCTGGGTGATGATCGGCGTGTTCTCATCCTTCCACTTGATCCACTTGATGTGGTATATGGACTGCCCGGCGGCCCGGTCCTTGGCGCACGAAACCTTACTCCCATCCACCCCGTACTCGCTCTGTAGAGCCAAGGCCAGCCCTCTGTCCTCCAGCCCCTCGCTGTTCAGGTCCGAGCTGGGGCAGGAGTTGAGGTTTGAGAAGGACTCCAGTGAATCTATGCTTCGAGATTCCCCAGCCAGGCTCGGATCAGGGTCACTCCCACTTGGCAATCCCTCGGATATGGTGTGATCACTGGGTAGCCCCGATTTGACGTTTCCCGTTATTGTATTGTCCGGACATAGATGTGTCGGTTTGGCAAGTTTCGTCTGTTCGATTTCTGCACAACCCGAAACCTCAGCATCCGCGTCTGTGTCCCTCGCACCCGATGCCCTGGGAAGAGATGAGGGCAGGCCATCCTTTTTGTTGTTTACTAACTTTGAGGTACCACCCTCGCTATTTCCTGTAGCCAGTACCACCGAGTCATGTCCCATCCCGTTACTGATCTGATCCCCCGACTCCGACCACGATCCGCCCGCCTCGGTGTCCTTTCCCTGCACCGGGAGGATTTCGATCATCTCCGGCATGTCAGATTTCTCAGCGCTGGAAATGACAGTAACGGCGCTGGGAACAGTAGCGGTGCTGTTATTACAACTAACGTTAACCAAAGTACTGAGAGGAGGCTCACTATTCTTGCATTTATCGGTTGCTCCTTTCATCCCACCAACAGCCGTAACATCGTCCATCTCTGCTGCAATGGTGGCACACAAAGAACTCCCCTCCATATCTCGATGCAGGTTTGCATTTTTCTCCATTTCGATTTACAAACTGTCGACAGATTTTAGCTAAATTGCAGCTCTAGCTTCAGTCCCGAAGACGCCATGACAACTCCGCGAGTGACGTCATCAGAGTGAATTGCTTTCAGACCGAGCAAGGGGGCGGTAGAAAACCAACGGCAAGCGGTGATGTGTTTACGTGTCCTCGTAACCCGTAAACTCTAGAACGTTGTTGCCTGTTGGTTGATTACATTTTAGAAGTCTCAGCAGTTAAATTAAAGCTGATGTTTTATGATGTTTCATACAAACATAAAGCCTTGTTTGCGATTTTCCCAGCCAAGCACAAAAGTCACGAATCATCGAGCTAGCCCAAGTTTCGCACTTATATTTACAACATCTGGCCTGGATCAACATGGGTGCAGCTTGATATGCAGAGCAGACACAAGCGCAGGTGTTGGCCCGTTTACGAGGACCATTGAATGCAGCATGAACCTgccgtgtgtgcgtgcgtatgcatgcatgcgtatgtgtgcacgcgcatgtgtGAGGAGAGTCGAGTTGTTTTGACTGCTCAGAACAATCTACATGCACTGACTGGAAACAGCCACTTGGTGGCAGAAGCTACTCGAGCGAGCACAGAACAGCTAATTCAGAAACTTTCCTGTCTGAAAATGGGATCCCTGGAAATCCCAATCAAACTATAATtgtgctattattttgaaatggaaaaggtTCACAAACAGATGTTTGCATGGAAGTCACTGAGAAAGTCATGATTTTTCCCTTTATTGTACAATTATACACATGCAAAGAAGAATAGTAACACAGCCACGAGCAATATGAACAGgacacacataaaacagtgtaaCTTTGTACAATGCCAGGGGTCTTATTTCAACAATTTATGTTCAGCAATCAGCAATTTGCAGGTCTTTGCCTTTTTATTACTGACATCATACATAATGCTCACGGGGTCACCTGATAAAAAATTGGGAACAGCCTGCCACAGGCATATTTGCAATAGATGGCTTTCAAAACAGAATATACAACTAAAAATATTTCCGTGTTTATTGTGAATTtaacatttgatttgttttcgatttattttcaaattttaatttgaaatgatgTCTGCTTTATAGCGCTGACAAGTCTAGTCAACATAACATTTGACTATAATTGGGGGGCACAAAAAGCCTACATGTGAGAGCAATTTGAAATTAGCAAATATTATCAGCTAACTTGATAGCTTGATCTAAAATCTTTAAACTTTGCAGATGGTTTGAGATGTGTGTCTTTTCTCTTCAACACTATGCTTTTTATATATTCTACTTTTTGCCTGTTCCTTTTGCATTCGGTTGAATGGTGTAAAGTTCAGGTGTGCTGAAAGACATTAGCTGGAGTGGTTATTGCTGTCTTCATTTACTCTAGCAGGAATTATAATATACATAGTGGGCAATGTGTTTCATAGACTTGCTTTATGTTTTTCTGAACTCAGTTTCATTTGAGTTGTTTCGACATTCAGTTTATCaactacattttattttcctcaaatCATGCCAATACTTGAGACCATGCCAACGCTCACTCTGTAAGCATCTGGATCAACATGGCAacatatttgtctgtctctgagtaccaactttgtaatgctaacagacATTAACAGACTGGTTAACATTGCTTGCTTGTTAGCTGTACCTCACAATAAAGTGGATGCCCCATGAGTCTGTAGAACATTTTAGcagaacagaaaaaacaataaaaagcaaattcaaaataatacatttttaaacagatttaaaaaacaaaacaaaactacattGTAAATCTGACTTGTATTTTATTACTCATGCCATGGCTCCAAGCAAAGACCAAAGAGTACTAAGGAGTGAAGAGCAGACTGCATATTTTACTCTCAGTGGAAGTACTGTCACTTCAATTAAACTTCATTTACTCAAGTCagagtaattaaaaaaaaaaaaaaaaaacaagtcagaGTAATTGTCaagaaaaatactgaaataaaccaactaaaTTAATACTCAGGCAGGCACTACACAGTCACCTTTGGATGGAAATCATTATGATTTTGTACATCTCCCAAAAAGATATGCCCCAAAATGAACTGATTACTTCTCAGCTAAAAGTAGGAGTAAATACTTAAAATACTCAAGTTCCGGTAAAAGGACATACTTTTAGAAGTACCTAAAACGTAGTGTTACTCAAGCAATATACAAGTACCGTAGACTACTCCTAGGTTGGTAAACACGGAAGTTTACGCATTTACCAGTTTCTAATGAGCGGCCGAACGCACCATGACATGAGTCATGATTTGCGGAAGTAAACAATTCAAGGGCTGGTCGGGGAAAACATTGGTCCAAAAAGGGAGTTTGGTGCCAAGCACTGGTAGCAGTCAGTTACACTAAATGACTTGTCGTCGTGTAAGGCTGAATGATTTACATGAACACAGTGGGATAGGGATGGGCGTGACCAGTCCCTCTTGGCGAAAATAAAATCTCTGGCAGACACCGGAAGGGagggcctgtctgtctgaccgtcTGACGTCAGGCTGTTGGAGACAGAACCGGTGTTGTGATGGTAGCTCACTAAGTACGGAGGGGCGACTGTACCTTTAAGTGAAAAACGAAACAAGAAAGCAAATTGCGCTATCAGTGTACCGCTTAGCTAGTTTATTTGGCTTTCAGGGAATTTAATCGATATGATATTGGTTAAACTCCTTCTCATGTTTTGCTGCCTACAAGATATTAAAGGTAAGTTTGTCATTGATTCACAGGGCAAGGAAAGTGTTCAGTGATCGCTAATGGAGCTAACGCTAATCGGATCTAGGAAATATTCCAAGCAGTTGTACTCTGTGTGGCTATctaacttagctagctaacgttaacagtAACTGTAACGTTAGTGTTAGTAGCTGCTAACCTGTGTAACGTTACACGGGTTACCTGGGCCGAGGTTTGCCAATGTTGATTGGATAGTTTGGTTGATACTGGTTGAGTCTGGTTGATTTG is a genomic window of Centroberyx gerrardi isolate f3 chromosome 1, fCenGer3.hap1.cur.20231027, whole genome shotgun sequence containing:
- the mindy2 gene encoding ubiquitin carboxyl-terminal hydrolase MINDY-2 isoform X5, with product MEKNANLHRDMEGSSLCATIAAEMDDVTAVGGMKGATDKCKNSEPPLSTLVNVSCNNSTATVPSAVTVISSAEKSDMPEMIEILPVQGKDTEAGGSWSESGDQISNGMGHDSVVLATGNSEGGTSKLVNNKKDGLPSSLPRASGARDTDADAEVSGCAEIEQTKLAKPTHLCPDNTITGNVKSGLPSDHTISEGLPSGSDPDPSLAGESRSIDSLESFSNLNSCPSSDLNSEGLEDRGLALALQSEYGVDGSKVSCAKDRAAGQSIYHIKWIKWKDENTPIITQNENGPCPLLAIMNVLLLAWKVKMPPMMEIITAEQLMEYLGDYILDTKPKEISEAQRLNYEQNMSDAMAVLHKLQTGLDVNVKFTGVRVFEYTPECIVFDLLDIPLYHGWLVDPQMRDIVKAVGNCSYNQLVEKIISCKQSDSSELAGEGIVAEQFLSSTATQLTYHGLCELTSTVQEGELCVFFRNNHFSTMIKYKGQLYLLVTDQGFLTEEKVVWESLHNVDGDGNFCDSEFRLRPPSDPETVYRGQQDQIDQDYLMALSLQQEQQSQDLQWEQLPEGISDLELAKKLQEEEDRRASQYYQEQEQEQAAAAAAAQGQQEPAGGDEADRGGVGAAGAAAGAGTGTAAGATPSPGKQPSAGERKPKKEPKDKDKCVIL
- the mindy2 gene encoding ubiquitin carboxyl-terminal hydrolase MINDY-2 isoform X3, whose translation is MEKNANLHRDMEGSSLCATIAAEMDDVTAVGGMKGATDKCKNSEPPLSTLVNVSCNNSTATVPSAVTVISSAEKSDMPEMIEILPVQGKDTEAGGSWSESGDQISNGMGHDSVVLATGNSEGGTSKLVNNKKDGLPSSLPRASGARDTDADAEVSGCAEIEQTKLAKPTHLCPDNTITGNVKSGLPSDHTISEGLPSGSDPDPSLAGESRSIDSLESFSNLNSCPSSDLNSEGLEDRGLALALQSEYGVDGSKVSCAKDRAAGQSIYHIKWIKWKDENTPIITQNENGPCPLLAIMNVLLLAWKVKMPPMMEIITAEQLMEYLGDYILDTKPKEISEAQRLNYEQNMSDAMAVLHKLQTGLDVNVKFTGVRVFEYTPECIVFDLLDIPLYHGWLVDPQMRDIVKAVGNCSYNQLVEKIISCKQSDSSELAGEGIVAEQFLSSTATQLTYHGLCELTSTVQEGELCVFFRNNHFSTMIKYKGQLYLLVTDQGFLTEEKVVWESLHNVDGDGNFCDSEFRLRPPSDPETVYRGQQDQIDQDYLMALSLQQEQQSQDLQWEQLPEGISDLELAKKLQEEEDRRASQYYQEQEQEQAAAAAAAAQQGQQEPAGGDEADRGGVGAAGAAAGAGTGTAAGATPSPGKQPSAGERKPKKEPKDKDKCVIL